One Thermoplasmata archaeon genomic window, CCTTGTAGTGGGTCCGGTCCGGATGGATGAAGTGGCACGGATGGCCGTTCATCCGCGCCGGAAAGCACGTGGCGCCGCCGAACGTCCGGCCCGATGCCTGAAAGCCGTCGATGCGCAGGCCCGTCCAGTGTGCGACGAGCTCCGCCTTCCGAAGGGCGGCGCCTCCGACCCGCACGTTGAGAGTTCCCGGATACGGCGCGTACCCCAGGCGTTCGGTGAACTGGACGACGTATCCGGGCTGGCTCAGGTAGTAGCGCCCCTCGCCGAGACCCGAAGCGACGGCGCCGGTGAACGTCACCCGGTTCGGACCTTCGAAGATGCGATGGTAGCTCTGATACTCGCCGCGCAGGAGGCCCATCGCGTCCGGTGTCAGGAGGAGGCGCTGCCGTCGCTGGGCGAGCGAGCGGGTGAGGAGGCCGCGTTTCTCGAGGGCGAGGAGGTAGCGGTCCGCCGCCTGCTGGCTCACGCCGATCCGCTGCCCGAGTTCGCGCGACGTGAGGACGACCGGTGTCTGGTCGGCGCCGGCGAGGGCGAGGGT contains:
- a CDS encoding DUF120 domain-containing protein: MPRSTTSAGRARPRPKGETLAVLKTLALAGADQTPVVLTSRELGQRIGVSQQAADRYLLALEKRGLLTRSLAQRRQRLLLTPDAMGLLRGEYQSYHRIFEGPNRVTFTGAVASGLGEGRYYLSQPGYVVQFTERLGYAPYPGTLNVRVGGAALRKAELVAHWTGLRIDGFQASGRTFGGATCFPARMNGHPCHFIHPDRTHYKDVVEFVARDCLREALAVKDDDRVEIEVEEP